The Numenius arquata chromosome 7, bNumArq3.hap1.1, whole genome shotgun sequence genome has a window encoding:
- the MARCKS gene encoding myristoylated alanine-rich C-kinase substrate produces MGAQFSKTAAKGEASAEKPGEAVAASPSKANGQENGHVKVNGDASPAAAEAGKEEVQANGSAPAEETGKEEAASSEPASEKEAAEAESTEPASPAEGEASPKTEEGATPSSSSETPKKKKKRFSFKKSFKLSGFSFKKNKKEAGEGAEGEGGAAAAAEGGKEEAAAAAPEAAGSEEGKAAAEEACAAAAGSAEAAKEEAGDSQEAKSDEAAPEKAAGEEAPAAAAEEQQQQQQQAEGKAKAEEAAAGAATSEAGSGEQEAAPAEEAAAGRPEPPSESSPEGPAAESAE; encoded by the exons ATGGGTGCCCAGTTCTCCAAGACCGCTGCAAAGGGCGAAGCCTCCGCCGAGAAACCTGGGGAAGCAGTGGCTGCATCTCCGTCCAAGGCGAATGGacag GAGAACGGCCACGTGAAGGTGAACGGCGACGCCTcccccgcggcggcggaggcgggcaAGGAGGAGGTGCAGGCCAACGGCAGCGCGCCCGCCGAGGAGACGGGCAAGGAGGAGGCGGCCTCGTCGGAGCCCGCCTCCGAGAAGGAGGCGGCCGAGGCGGAGAGCACCGAGCCGGCCTCCCCGGCCGAGGGCGAGGCCTCCCCCAAGACTGAGGAGGGCGCGACCCCCTCGTCCAGCAGCGAgaccccgaaaaaaaaaaagaagcgctTTTCCTTCAAGAAGTCCTTTAAGCTCAGCGGCTTCTCCTTCAAGAAGAACAAGAAGGAGGCCGGCGAGGGGGCCGAGGGCGAGGGCGGCGCCGCCGCGGCGGCCGAGGGCGggaaggaggaggcggcggcggcggcccccgagGCGGCGGGCAGCGAGGAGGGCAAAGCCGCCGCCGAGGAGGCCTGCGCggccgccgccggcagcgccgAGGCGGCGAAGGAGGAGGCGGGGGACTCGCAGGAGGCCAAATCGGACGAGGCCGCCCCCGAGAAGGCGGCGGGAGAAgaggccccggcggcggcggctgaggagcagcagcagcagcagcagcaggcggaGGGGAAGGCGaaggcggaggaggcggcggccggcgccGCTACGAGCGAGGCGGGCAGCGGCGAGCAGGAGGCGGCCCccgcggaggaggcggcggcggggcggccggagCCCCCCTCCGAGAGCAGCCCGGAGGGACCCGCCGCCGAGTCGGCGGAGTaa